Proteins encoded in a region of the Pseudomonas denitrificans (nom. rej.) genome:
- a CDS encoding glycine cleavage system protein H, with amino-acid sequence MRPGADAVKLHGLEFPDDLLYAPDYNLWLREEEGGAVTLGLTAYGCAVYGQIFAFTPKRDGWHIDCDRSFGVVEFAKAASSARSPLDGTVLASNEAVVRRPGLINQDCYGEGWMVRLKPDDWSAARARFLQGEAALEAFAQRMHLDNFDPDDDGVQALRP; translated from the coding sequence ATACGACCGGGTGCTGACGCTGTGAAGCTGCACGGCCTGGAGTTCCCGGACGACCTGCTCTACGCGCCCGACTACAACCTCTGGCTGCGCGAGGAGGAAGGCGGCGCCGTCACCCTCGGGCTCACCGCCTACGGCTGCGCGGTCTACGGGCAGATATTCGCCTTCACCCCCAAGCGCGACGGCTGGCACATCGACTGCGACCGCAGCTTCGGCGTGGTGGAATTCGCCAAGGCCGCCTCGTCGGCGCGCAGCCCGCTGGACGGCACCGTCCTCGCCAGCAACGAAGCCGTGGTGCGCAGGCCAGGGCTGATCAACCAGGACTGCTATGGCGAAGGCTGGATGGTGCGCCTGAAGCCCGACGACTGGAGCGCCGCCCGCGCTCGCTTCCTCCAGGGCGAAGCCGCACTGGAGGCCTTCGCCCAGCGCATGCACCTGGACAACTTCGACCCCGACGACGACGGGGTCCAGGCCCTGCGCCCATGA
- a CDS encoding MFS transporter: protein MPLAIWALAIGTFGIGTTEFVIAGLLPQMAAEYGITIPQAGYLATSYALGVFLGAPLLIILGGRLPRKRMLAILMVLFVLGNLMTAAATSFPMALLGRVITSLTHGAFIGIGSILAAELVAPNKRVSAIAFMFSGMALATLLGVPAGTWLSQFISWRATFYAITAIGIIGLLAVVYMIPDVGGSKGANVRQELAAFKNSRVLLAMGITVLGPASFFTSITYIAPMMTEVAGFSESAVVWLMMAFGIGLFAGNSLGGRFADRSLMPLLYITLLAQAIVLFIFAYTAHSQWMSALCIALMAGFGFATVSPIQKLVLDKAAAAGAPTLAAAVNIGLFNLGNAIGAWVGGWVISAGFGLVAPNWAGGLLSLGALALALISGALDKREAMGLPQQA, encoded by the coding sequence ATGCCCCTCGCTATATGGGCCCTCGCGATCGGAACGTTCGGAATCGGCACCACCGAGTTCGTCATCGCCGGGCTGTTGCCGCAAATGGCGGCCGAATATGGCATCACCATCCCACAAGCCGGGTACCTGGCAACCTCCTATGCACTGGGCGTCTTTCTCGGCGCACCGTTGTTGATCATTCTGGGCGGACGGCTGCCGCGTAAACGGATGCTCGCGATCCTGATGGTTCTCTTCGTCCTGGGAAATCTCATGACGGCCGCCGCGACGAGTTTCCCAATGGCACTACTCGGCCGAGTGATTACCTCGCTGACCCACGGGGCCTTCATTGGCATAGGATCGATCCTCGCCGCTGAACTGGTAGCTCCCAACAAACGGGTCAGCGCGATTGCCTTCATGTTTTCGGGTATGGCGCTGGCCACCCTGCTCGGTGTGCCTGCCGGCACCTGGTTGAGCCAGTTCATTTCCTGGCGGGCGACGTTCTACGCCATCACCGCTATCGGCATCATCGGCTTGCTAGCAGTGGTCTACATGATTCCCGATGTCGGCGGGAGCAAAGGTGCGAACGTTCGTCAGGAGCTGGCAGCGTTCAAGAACTCCAGGGTACTGCTGGCAATGGGTATCACCGTTCTCGGCCCAGCTTCGTTCTTCACCTCAATCACCTACATTGCGCCCATGATGACGGAAGTCGCCGGCTTCTCTGAGTCCGCAGTTGTCTGGCTGATGATGGCCTTCGGCATCGGTCTGTTTGCCGGGAACTCTCTTGGCGGACGCTTTGCAGATCGCTCGCTGATGCCGCTGCTCTACATCACACTGCTCGCTCAGGCGATCGTCCTGTTCATCTTCGCGTATACCGCGCACAGCCAGTGGATGTCCGCCTTGTGCATTGCGCTGATGGCGGGCTTTGGCTTTGCCACCGTGTCGCCCATTCAGAAGCTGGTTCTGGATAAAGCAGCGGCTGCGGGCGCTCCTACCCTTGCCGCCGCTGTGAACATCGGCCTCTTCAACCTGGGCAATGCCATCGGCGCCTGGGTAGGGGGCTGGGTGATCAGCGCGGGTTTCGGCCTGGTTGCCCCGAACTGGGCCGGCGGACTGTTGTCACTCGGCGCTCTGGCACTGGCCCTGATATCTGGCGCACTGGACAAGCGCGAAGCCATGGGCCTTCCGCAGCAGGCTTGA
- a CDS encoding LysR family transcriptional regulator produces the protein MLPIESLSGITTFVVAARAHSFTDAAAQLGVSKSAVGKSIARLEERLGVKLFLRTTRRVTLSADGQAYFAACSAALEEIGAAENSLGARAMSPSGRLRIDMPVVFGRKVMMPILLEIGCRYPDLHFTMTFADHLIDPIEEGVDLAIRFGEPKDSTELIARRLTSQRWVICGAPKYLEKRGTPVTLDDLELHQGIVGYRRDQPLSWRVSIEGAAQRFSPPATHQLGDGDAIVDATLAGLGLCQIPESLVREHITEGRLVTVLDEFTQDLIDVHAVWPRAAHLRPKVKCVVETLVELGRLGQLG, from the coding sequence ATGCTCCCCATCGAATCGTTGAGCGGAATCACCACCTTCGTGGTGGCGGCTCGCGCTCACAGCTTCACGGACGCCGCTGCGCAGTTGGGCGTGTCCAAATCTGCGGTCGGCAAGTCGATTGCCCGCCTGGAAGAGCGGTTGGGGGTAAAGCTGTTTCTCCGTACGACGCGGCGAGTGACATTGTCTGCCGACGGTCAGGCTTACTTCGCGGCCTGCTCCGCTGCCCTGGAGGAAATAGGCGCCGCCGAGAACAGCCTGGGGGCCCGTGCCATGAGTCCATCCGGTCGCCTGCGCATCGACATGCCGGTGGTCTTCGGACGCAAGGTCATGATGCCGATTCTGCTGGAGATCGGGTGTCGGTATCCCGATCTGCATTTCACGATGACATTTGCCGATCACCTCATTGATCCGATCGAGGAAGGCGTTGACCTGGCGATCCGTTTCGGGGAGCCGAAGGACTCGACTGAATTGATCGCACGCCGCTTGACCAGTCAGCGTTGGGTGATCTGCGGTGCGCCGAAGTACCTCGAAAAGCGCGGCACCCCGGTCACTCTCGATGACCTCGAGCTTCATCAGGGTATCGTAGGGTATCGGCGCGACCAGCCCTTATCCTGGCGGGTTTCAATCGAGGGGGCGGCACAACGATTCAGCCCTCCGGCGACGCACCAGCTCGGTGACGGAGATGCGATTGTCGACGCAACGCTTGCCGGTCTGGGGCTGTGCCAGATTCCGGAGTCACTGGTACGAGAACACATCACCGAAGGGCGTCTGGTGACAGTACTGGATGAATTCACCCAGGATCTGATCGACGTCCATGCGGTCTGGCCAAGGGCGGCCCATTTGCGGCCGAAGGTCAAGTGCGTTGTCGAGACGCTGGTGGAATTAGGGAGACTAGGGCAGTTGGGCTGA
- a CDS encoding DNA-binding protein, with the protein MIDERLRVLVRHLGAARLAAESANSNRRRWQTVATDLKTKTRVEDLEQVIAAFPEYELWLWKGETDAARGQIAPDVDS; encoded by the coding sequence ATGATCGACGAACGCCTTAGGGTTCTTGTCCGCCACTTGGGGGCTGCGCGTTTGGCAGCTGAATCTGCCAACAGCAACCGTCGCCGATGGCAGACGGTCGCCACGGACCTGAAGACCAAAACGCGAGTGGAAGACCTCGAGCAAGTGATCGCCGCGTTTCCGGAATACGAGCTTTGGCTGTGGAAGGGCGAAACGGACGCTGCGCGTGGGCAAATAGCCCCGGACGTGGATAGCTAG
- a CDS encoding M15 family metallopeptidase has protein sequence MSRAGAQFTLLLCLLISPPLRADQPTQEGFVYLDQVLKTARYDVRYAGADNFVGEPIDGYQKARIILTREAATALAAVEKDVALSGLALKIFDGYRPQRAVEDFRRWAADPHDIRQKARYYPHMDKPALFRDGYIAKHSGHSRGSTVDLTLVDSKTGEEVDMGSPFDFFGPISHHGTALVSVQQTRNRETLRQAMLRHGFEPYSAEWWHYTLKAEPYPQTYFDFPVQ, from the coding sequence ATGAGCCGGGCAGGCGCGCAGTTCACGCTGCTGCTCTGCCTGCTCATCAGCCCGCCGCTACGCGCCGACCAGCCAACCCAGGAAGGCTTCGTCTATCTCGACCAGGTGCTGAAGACCGCGCGCTATGACGTGCGCTACGCCGGCGCCGACAACTTCGTCGGCGAGCCCATCGACGGTTACCAGAAGGCGCGGATCATCCTCACCCGCGAAGCCGCCACCGCCTTGGCTGCCGTGGAAAAGGACGTTGCCCTGAGCGGCCTGGCGCTGAAGATCTTCGATGGCTATCGCCCGCAGCGCGCAGTGGAAGACTTCCGCCGCTGGGCCGCCGACCCGCACGACATCCGCCAGAAGGCCCGCTACTACCCGCACATGGACAAGCCCGCGCTGTTCCGCGACGGCTACATCGCCAAGCACTCCGGGCACTCGCGCGGCAGTACTGTCGACCTCACGCTGGTGGATTCGAAAACCGGGGAGGAGGTGGACATGGGCAGCCCGTTCGACTTCTTCGGGCCCATCTCCCATCACGGCACGGCGCTGGTCAGCGTGCAGCAGACGCGCAACCGCGAGACGCTGCGCCAGGCCATGCTGCGGCACGGCTTCGAGCCTTACAGCGCCGAGTGGTGGCACTACACCCTGAAGGCCGAGCCTTACCCGCAGACCTACTTCGACTTCCCGGTGCAGTGA
- a CDS encoding excalibur calcium-binding domain-containing protein → MKKGIFLAVLALLAWQYMDNPHWQSRFFRAAPSSVSAPAAPSEPAAEPVAALESKPEPTLSVRCDGRQHCSQMTSCAEAKAFLRSCPGMKMDGDHDGIPCEDQLCRM, encoded by the coding sequence ATGAAGAAAGGGATCTTCCTCGCCGTTCTTGCGCTGCTCGCCTGGCAGTACATGGACAACCCCCACTGGCAGTCGCGCTTCTTCCGCGCGGCGCCATCGTCCGTCAGCGCCCCCGCTGCGCCCAGCGAACCTGCCGCAGAACCCGTCGCAGCGCTTGAAAGCAAGCCGGAGCCCACGCTCAGCGTGCGTTGCGACGGCCGACAACACTGCTCGCAGATGACATCCTGCGCGGAGGCCAAGGCGTTTTTGCGCAGCTGTCCGGGCATGAAAATGGATGGCGACCACGACGGCATTCCCTGCGAAGACCAGCTGTGCCGCATGTAA
- a CDS encoding anti-virulence regulator CigR family protein — MSRINTLLAAAIGVALLGTSPLLMADPGKNKGHDKGGQHGNQGNNWQGGPSIDIGGVQVILNDNRNYWSPGAALPPGIQKNLARGKPLPPGIAKKLDGRLVGRLPHYDGYEWQQAGTDLLLVTIATGVIYEVLQNVLD, encoded by the coding sequence ATGTCCAGAATCAACACCCTTCTGGCGGCAGCCATCGGCGTCGCCCTGCTGGGCACCAGCCCCCTGCTGATGGCCGATCCGGGCAAGAACAAAGGACACGACAAAGGCGGCCAGCACGGCAATCAGGGCAACAACTGGCAAGGCGGCCCGAGCATCGACATCGGCGGCGTGCAGGTCATCCTCAACGACAATCGCAACTACTGGAGCCCCGGCGCGGCGCTGCCGCCCGGCATCCAGAAGAACCTGGCCCGCGGCAAGCCGCTGCCGCCGGGCATCGCCAAGAAGCTCGACGGCCGCCTGGTCGGCCGTCTGCCCCACTACGACGGCTACGAATGGCAGCAGGCCGGCACCGACCTGCTGCTGGTGACCATCGCCACCGGCGTCATCTACGAAGTGCTGCAGAACGTGCTGGATTGA
- a CDS encoding DsrE family protein yields MSTPEPQRVLIIVSSGPSTPARCAAPFYTATLLACMDAKVTLFLSGEGTRLAFQDIADTLYAAEDGEPISHFIQQAKEAGARLLMCRAPGVAIDESRLIEEVDEIASGGELARMILEYDRVLTL; encoded by the coding sequence TTGTCCACGCCTGAGCCCCAGCGTGTGCTGATCATCGTCAGCAGCGGCCCGAGCACCCCGGCGCGCTGCGCCGCGCCCTTCTACACCGCCACCCTGCTGGCGTGCATGGATGCCAAGGTCACCCTGTTCCTCAGCGGCGAAGGCACACGCCTGGCCTTCCAGGACATCGCCGACACGCTCTACGCCGCCGAAGACGGAGAGCCCATCAGCCACTTCATCCAGCAGGCCAAGGAAGCCGGCGCCCGCCTGCTGATGTGCCGCGCACCGGGCGTGGCCATCGACGAAAGCCGGCTGATCGAGGAAGTCGACGAGATCGCCAGCGGCGGCGAGCTGGCGCGCATGATCCTCGAATACGACCGGGTGCTGACGCTGTGA
- a CDS encoding GrpB family protein, with product MTPQAPEFDGQRWSNAEEDRIEVVAADPRWPQRFAEEADAIARAADLPGLGIEHIGSTAVPGLDAKPIIDILLLPPPGNDPHQLIEPLQELGYQYWAENPDTSRMFFVKGMPPLGSGRSHHVHVMDLSDASRRLLFRDWLRTHPDDAQLYAQVKHELAKRFPTDRDAYTEGKDEVVAQILGRALNPPEHHRDGEAAHGGEIQGPDSH from the coding sequence ATGACCCCGCAAGCCCCCGAATTCGACGGCCAGCGCTGGAGCAACGCCGAAGAAGACCGCATCGAAGTCGTCGCCGCCGATCCCCGCTGGCCCCAGCGCTTCGCCGAAGAAGCCGACGCCATCGCCCGTGCCGCCGACCTTCCCGGCCTCGGCATCGAGCACATCGGCAGCACCGCCGTGCCGGGGCTGGACGCCAAGCCGATCATCGATATCCTCCTGCTGCCGCCACCGGGCAACGACCCGCACCAACTGATCGAACCGCTGCAAGAGCTGGGCTACCAGTACTGGGCCGAAAACCCCGACACCTCGCGGATGTTCTTCGTCAAAGGCATGCCGCCGCTGGGCAGCGGACGCAGCCACCACGTCCACGTCATGGACCTGAGCGACGCCTCGCGACGCCTGCTGTTCCGCGACTGGCTGCGCACCCACCCCGACGACGCGCAGCTCTACGCCCAGGTGAAGCACGAACTGGCGAAGCGCTTCCCCACCGACCGCGACGCCTACACCGAAGGCAAGGACGAAGTCGTCGCGCAGATACTCGGCCGCGCGCTCAACCCACCCGAGCACCACCGCGACGGCGAAGCAGCCCACGGCGGCGAAATCCAGGGGCCGGACAGCCACTGA
- a CDS encoding GNAT family N-acetyltransferase, translated as MNQPALQHRPALADDLGEVVGFPQDADELFYCYPKASWPLTIGQLAAAIAERRGSTVALQGGRVAGFANFYQWQPNEFCALGNMMVAPWARRHGVAQYLIEVMENLARDQYKAQVMKVSCFNANAAGLLLYARLGYKPQGIVERADSQGRRIALVQLEKALVHA; from the coding sequence GTGAACCAGCCCGCCCTGCAACACCGCCCCGCCCTCGCCGACGACCTCGGCGAGGTGGTCGGCTTTCCCCAGGACGCCGACGAACTCTTCTACTGCTACCCCAAGGCGAGCTGGCCGCTGACCATCGGCCAACTCGCCGCCGCCATCGCCGAGCGGCGCGGCAGCACCGTGGCGCTGCAGGGTGGCCGGGTCGCCGGCTTCGCCAACTTCTACCAGTGGCAACCCAACGAATTCTGCGCGCTGGGCAACATGATGGTCGCGCCCTGGGCGCGGCGGCACGGCGTCGCGCAGTACCTGATCGAGGTCATGGAGAATCTCGCCCGCGACCAGTACAAGGCGCAGGTCATGAAGGTGTCCTGCTTCAACGCCAACGCCGCCGGCCTGCTGCTTTATGCACGCCTGGGCTACAAGCCGCAGGGCATCGTCGAGCGCGCCGACTCGCAAGGCCGGCGCATCGCCCTGGTCCAACTGGAGAAAGCCCTTGTCCACGCCTGA
- a CDS encoding DUF6434 domain-containing protein has product MAFDWHSDPITRQTPLDAHYRNTQNVRRFMTEHCGDGFHFDRAFMAWIRSGAPADMGAVVDEWRRRKGLAIG; this is encoded by the coding sequence ATGGCCTTCGACTGGCACAGCGACCCGATCACCCGCCAGACCCCGCTCGACGCCCACTACCGCAACACCCAGAACGTCCGCCGCTTCATGACCGAGCACTGCGGCGACGGCTTCCACTTCGACCGCGCCTTCATGGCCTGGATACGCAGCGGCGCGCCAGCGGACATGGGCGCAGTGGTGGATGAGTGGCGCCGCCGGAAAGGCCTCGCCATTGGCTGA
- a CDS encoding carbon storage regulator, with protein sequence MGNLLLSRNIFEAIHLFVDPECSDEELIRQLRSQKLVIRIGRVQDQQVRLVIAAPPCVRVLREELLPDDTHQ encoded by the coding sequence ATGGGAAACCTGCTGTTGAGCCGCAACATCTTCGAAGCCATTCACCTCTTCGTCGACCCGGAATGCTCCGACGAAGAACTCATCCGCCAACTGCGCAGCCAAAAGCTGGTGATCCGAATCGGCAGAGTGCAGGACCAGCAAGTGCGACTCGTCATCGCCGCGCCGCCCTGCGTCCGAGTTCTGCGCGAAGAACTGCTGCCGGACGACACGCATCAGTAA